From Trichoderma atroviride chromosome 1, complete sequence, one genomic window encodes:
- a CDS encoding uncharacterized protein (EggNog:ENOG41~TransMembrane:9 (n4-14c22/23o38-55i67-86o106-126i138-167o187-207i227-248o254-276i288-307o327-350i)~SECRETED:SignalP(1-22)): MLYLSFMTLVTLFLYMVAELSAVGQVVNALTGLDGLPVIIVECVVTTIYTSLGGFRISFLTDVVQGAMVVGLIIIATITIGVKAEIDRDLIDSSGLTKASLVGWQLVYILPVAVLTNDFFLSNFWLRTFSSKTDKDLWIGVSVATVAVLCILTLVGATGLIAAWTGAWPGESDIDGSLAFFALLEQLPNWVVGIVLVMVVSLSVSAFDSLQSAMISSASNDLFRNRLNIWIIRVLVVLVIIPTVVIALKAPSILQIFLISDLASAATIPPLCLGLIDGFYWWRGFEVVVGGLGGILSVFIYGAIYYGDAKSGGELILLEQGLYEGDWGAFGAFVMAPVGGIIWGFIALVLRLSVQFVQAKSRGERFDALDRPIADAEAEEDDAQLVTEVHTPVAGKFF; this comes from the exons ATGCTGTATCTGAGTTTCATGACTCTGGTTACCTTGTTCCTCTACATGGTTGCCGAGCTTTCGGCCGTCGGACAAGTGGTCAATGCTCTAACGGGCCTTGACGGGCTCCCGGTCATCATTGTGGAATGCGTGGTCACCACTATTTATACCT CTCTTGGTGGGTTCCGAATTTCGTTCTTGACAGACGTCGTTCAAGGAGCCATGGTCGTCgggctcatcatcatcgctacCATCACCATCGGAGTCAAAGCGGAGATTGACCGTGACCTCATTGATTCATCGGGGCTCACCAAGGCCAGCCTCGTGGGATGGCAGCTGGTGTACATCCTCCCTGTTGCCGTCCTGACAAACGATTTCTTCCTGTCCAACTTTTGGCTACGTACCTTTTCATCCAAGACGGACAAGGACTTGTGGATCGGTGTTTCGGTTGCGACTGTAGCCGTTCTGTGCATCCTCACCTTGGTTGGTGCCACAGGCCTCATCGCAGCGTGGACGGGTGCCTGGCCTGGAGAATCGGACATTGATGGCTCGCTTGCCTTCTTTGCGCTGCTCGAGCAGCTACCGAACTGGGTGGTGGGAATCGTCTTGGTCATGGTGGTCAGCTTGAGCGTGTCCGCATTCGACAGCTTGCAGTCGGCTATGATTTCGTCCGCGTCCAACGACTTGTTCCGCAACCGCCTGAACATCTGGATCATCCGAGTACTGGTTGTGCTCGTCATCATTCCCACGGTGGTGATTGCCCTCAAGGCGCCGTCTATCCTCCAAATCTTCCTCATCAGCGATCTTGCCTCGGCGGCTACCATTCCCCCGCTCTGCCTCGGCCTGATCGACGGCTTTTACTGGTGGCGCGGGTTCGAAGTCGTGGTGGGAGGACTGGGTGGCATCCTGTCCGTCTTCATTTACGGCGCCATCTACTACGGCGATGCCAAGAGCGGCGGCGAACTCATCTTGCTCGAGCAGGGCCTCTATGAGGGAGATTGGGGTGCGTTCGGCGCTTTTGTCATGGCTCCTGTAGGTGGTATCATCTGGGGCTTTATCGCCTTGGTGTTGAGGCTGTCCGTTCAGTTTGTTCAGGCAAAGTCGCGCGGAGAGCGCTTTGATGCTCTTGATCGCCCGATTGCCgatgccgaggctgaggaggacGATGCCCAGCTCGTGACTGAGGTCCATACCCCGGTTGCCGGCAAGTTCTTTTGA
- a CDS encoding uncharacterized protein (EggNog:ENOG41), producing MPAYSSLRYPKKTLMKASSFDVLRQMTSSEEIAAEGTDTFSSHDDTAPRRPVSSNNLALQTRRYLERDSSLAFQIGDASGDDVFVDHPPPESKYGEFTPNQSGDGTEDMSTESGKQATQRDTNWALVPREPLQTDAQNIYPSSACVFVANLSQNFDDGKLEVEVTKYFSQFGTVFVKIRRDGRQMPFAFCQFTSDTDAEKAEKYGSGAMILGRPCRVEKATAHSCFVVYKLSGEEISRQEAYDLLSTLGTIAKVYALGSRSQKAEKLPPAMVVHYKRYDSLRSVVKTFEGHPEFCVDAYDPKTGTRQQNKRGDQQNFAQYEKDRRSAYFGNLPLTMTSDGLKSLASSCGKVVCAELATKEVPQTGGKTITTCFGFVEFTRPDSVDNAIMSYHRKPINGHVVKVERKRTRTLNGFSYAANNPQRGYSVAIPSTWHGGRSGNRGNANRIMNADVFKPPVSPISANDLTSSTSEQQQGAMSPLNAVHMEAHQAPRTSAKEYLQSTAPSTAASEKIPAMLAEFLARSSSHGLDCQTPASSHGNDVRFDRAVRNSMKGVAMERESFSPGTMRQYIPEELKPISTMVFTPKKSEQYVDSDYQGKENESSFDRKDGHSVSDEAKVKRDVETPTKPPLNPDTKTPHEQGTEPTMSCFYPIIPPYPYSPYGFHPIPPFMANHTTPQGGPALYNSFGHAYYSPASYSDMYTMYPMMQHYPTASLETPTRPRVSPQTIGNEQDESQKELYGMSPKSKVKD from the exons ATGCCTGCGTATTCTTCGCTCCGCTATCCAAAGAAGACGTTGATGAAAGCCTCGTCTTTCGATGTCCTTCGCCAAATGACCTCTAGCGAAGAGATTGCCGCTGAAG GCACAGATACCTTTTCGAGCCACGATGATACTGC CCCCAGACGACCTGTCTCGTCCAACAATCTGGCTTTGCAAACCAGAAGATATCTTGAGCGTGATAG CTCGCTTGCATTCCAGATTGGTGATGCCAGCGGAGACGACGTGTTTGTTGATCACCCACCGCCTGAGTCAAAATACGGCGAATTTACTCCAAACCAGTCTGGAGACGGTACTGAAGACATGTCAACTGAGAGCGGCAAACAGGCCACACAGAGAGACACCAACTGGGCTCTGGTTCCCCGTGAGCCGCTTCAAACCGACGCGCAGAACATTTATCCATCGTCGGCCTGCGTATTTGTCGCCAA TCTGAGTCAAAATTTTGACGATGGAAAACTAGAGGTCGAAGTCACAAAGTACTTCTCGCAATTCGGAACTGTCTTCGTCAAGATTCGACGGGATGGCCGCCAGATgccctttgctttttgtcaATTTACG AGCGATACCGATGCTGAAAAAGCTGAGAAATATGGAAGCGGAGCTATGATCCTAGGCCGCCCTTGTCGTGTTGAAAAAGCCACAGCGCACT CGTGCTTTGTCGTCTACAAACTCTCCGGAGAGGAAATCAGTAGACAAGAAGCTTACGACCTGCTCAGTACATTGGGAACTATAGCCAAAGTGTATGCTCTGGGCTCTCGTAGCCAGAAGGCGGAGAAGCTTCCGCCTGCCATGGTGGTTCACTACAAGCGCTATGATTCCTTGCGATCAGTAGTAAAG ACTTTTGAAGGACATCCCGAATTTTGCGTCGATGCGTACGACCCCAAAACTGGAACTCGCCAACAGAATAAAAGAGGCGATCAGCAAAACTTTGCTCAGTATGAGAAAGATCGTCGCTCAGCATACTTTGGCAACCTGCCCTTGACTATGACTTCAGATGGTTTGAAGTCGCTCGCCAGCTCATGTGGTAAGGTGGTTTGCGCTGAATTAGCCACGAAAGAAGTTCCTCAAACAGGAGGCAAAA CTATCACGACGTGCTTTGGTTTTGTAGAGTTTACGCGTCCTGATTCGGTCGACAACGCTATCATGAGCTAT CACCGAAAACCGATTAATGGGCACGTTGTCAAGGTTGAGAGAAAACGCACTCGGACACTCAATGGATTCTCCTATGCTGCTAATAATCCCCAGCGAGGATACTCGGTTGCCATACCGTCCACTTGGCACGGTGGTAGAAGCGGCAATCGTGGCAATGCCAATCGAATCATGAATGCTGATGTTTTCAAACCTCCTGTCTCACCGATTTCAGCAAACGACCTCACCTCATCCACATCTGAGCAACAACAAGGTGCTATGTCACCTCTTAACGCAGTGCATATGGAAGCTCATCAAGCCCCTCGAACGAGTGCTAAGGAATATTTACAATCCACCGCtccaagcacagcagctaGTGAGAAAATCCCAGCGATGCTAGCCGAATTCCTGGCAAGGTCATCTTCTCATGGTTTGGATTGTCAGACACCAGCCTCTAGCCATGGTAACGATGTTAGATTTGACAGAGCAGTGAGAAACAGCATGAAGGGTGTTGCGATGGAAAGAGAGAGCTTTTCTCCTGGCACCATGCGTCAATACATCCCCGAAGAGTTGAAGCCCATCTCTACAATGGTATTCACCCCCAAGAAGTCGGAACAATATGTGGACAGCGACTatcaaggcaaagaaaacgAGTCTTCTTTTGATCGCAAGGATGGCCACTCAGTCAGCGATGAGGCTAAAGTCAAGAGGGATGTGGAAACCCCCACTAAACCTCCATTAAACCCTGATACCAAAACTCCTCATGAACAGGGTACTGAGCCAACGATGTCTTGCTTTTATCCCATTATTCCGCCTTACCCTTACTCTCCTTATGGGTTCCATCCAATCCCTCCATTCATGGCAAACCACACGACGCCACAGGGTGGCCCTGCCCTATACAACTCCTTTGGGCATGCATACTATTCTCCCGCATCATATTCTGACATGTATACCATGTATCCGATGATGCAACATTATCCAACCGCTTCGTTGGAGACACCAACCCGTCCTCGTGTATCGCCTCAGACCATCGGCAATGAGCAGGATGAATCTCAAAAGGAGTTGTACGGCATGTCACCAAAGTCAAAAGTCAAAGATTAA
- a CDS encoding uncharacterized protein (BUSCO:EOG092D1BN5), whose amino-acid sequence MGFRITTWNVNGIRNPFGYQPWREKRTFQAMFDILEADIVVMQETKIQRKDLTDDMVLVPGWDVYFSLPKHKKGYSGVAIYTRNATCAPIKAEEGILGVLCPPKSSTQFRNLPKDQQIGGYPRPEQLPGNIDELLLDSEGRCVILEFPAFVLLGVYSPANRDESRVDFRMEYLQALDARVRNLISEGKQVVLMGDLNVSRSESDSTNVAETLRKEGLSIEEWMNVPSRRLFNHLIYGGTVQGDRDEGREQPALWDLCREFHPTREGMNTCWDTKRNTRPANNGSRIDYVLCSNGLKDWFTEADIQEGLMGSDHCPVYATIADVVTTDTEQVPLLAVMNPTSMVTRDGQRLREWHMKDVLPLSAKLIPEFDRRQSIRDMFTKSAGTKLSSFPSSPALESAQAQDASSRVGGSTHLDQASELSNRAEYRLGMSDASDSSKLKPLTESRSEAPPRAKRAAGFVDPLSDGGSLKRSKKSNGAMSVNPSLMAEKNARSTTTVSTKGQKTLQGFFKPVSSLAANRVAEKTGSDPDANADRRANSNAPSPYLQQTMTLPTELLSHHTSSAPSSQRENNDGADWSGKSPGSESQAKQNPRPISLQTETNQIFDPVQAKESWSKLLGRRVLPRCEHNEPCISLVTKKPGVNCGASILPFLVEDLI is encoded by the exons ATGGGATTTCGTATAACGACATGGAATG TAAACGGCATTAG AAATCCATTTGGATATCAGCCATGGAGAGAGAAGCGCACGTTCCAG GCAATGTTCGATATTCTCGAGGCCGATATTGTCGTTATGCAAGAGACAAAGATACAGCGAAAGGATTTAACCGATGATATGGTTCTTGTTCCCGGGTGGGATGTTTACTTCAGCCTGCCTAAGCATAAGAAAG GGTACTCCGGTGTTGCTATTTACACGCGAAATGCGACTTGTGCGCCTATtaaagctgaagaaggaatcCTAGGAGTGCTCTGTCCTCCAAAGTCATCAACACAATTTCGCAATTTGCCCAAAGATCAACAAATTGGGGGCTATCCAAGACCTGAGCAACTTCCGGGGAACATCGATGAACTGCTGTTGGATTCTGAAGGAAGATGCGTCATCCTTGAATTTCCAGCATTCGTACTGCTAGGTGTTTATAGCCCAGCCAATCGCGACGAGTCTCGAGTAGATTTTCGCATGGAATATCTTCAAGCACTTGACGCTCGGGTACGAAATCTGATCTCGGAGGGCAAGCAAGTGGTTTTGATGGGGGACCTCAATGTGAGCCGTTCCGAGTCTGATTCAACCAACGTTGCTGAAACTCTTCGAAAAGAGGGCCTGAGCATCGAGGAATGGATGAACGTACCTTCGCGTCGCCTCTTCAATCATCTAATCTACGGAGGCACGGTGCAAGGCGATCGCGATGAAGGACGGGAGCAGCCTGCGCTGTGGGATCTATGCAGAGAATTCCACCCCACACGCGAGGGCATGAACACATGTTGGGACACCAAACGGAACACACGGCCGGCCAACAACGGCAGCCGTATTGACTACGTGCTATGCAGCAATGGGCTGAAAGACTGGTTTACAGAAGCTGACATTCAGGAGGGCTTAATGGGATCTGATCACTGCCCGGTGTATGCCACGATAGCTGATGTCGTGACGACTGACACGGAACAGGTACCGCTGTTGGCCGTTATGAATCCAACTAGCATGGTGACCAGAGATGGTCAACGCCTCCGGGAATGGCATATGAAGGATGTGTTGCCTTTGTCAGCCAAACTGATCCCCGAGTTCGACCGCCGGCAAAGCATCCGAGATATGTTCACGAAGAGCGCTGGTACTAAACTTTCGAGCTTTCCTTCGTCACCAGCGCTAGAAAGCGCCCAGGCTCAAGACGCCAGCTCAAGAGTGGGCGGTTCAACACATTTAGACCAAGCCAGTGAATTGTCAAACCGTGCTGAATATAGACTCGGAATGAGCGACGCTAGCGACTCCTCGAAATTGAAACCACTAACTGAGTCGAGATCGGAAGCGCCACCACGCGCGAAACGTGCTGCGGGGTTTGTCGATCCTCTTAGTGATGGCGGATCACtgaaaagaagtaaaaagTCCAACGGTGCGATGAGCGTCAATCCAAGCCTTatggcagagaagaatgCTCGAAGCACTACTACAGTTAGCACAAAAGGCCAGAAGACTCTGCAAGGTTTCTTTAAGCCGGTGTCAAGTCTCGCTGCAAACCGGGTGGCAGAGAAAACAGGCAGCGATCCCGACGCCAACGCCGACCGGAGAGCTAATTCCAATGCCCCGTCCCCTTACTTGCAGCAAACAATGACGCTGCCTACAGAGCTCCTGTCGCACCATACCTCATCAGCTCCAAGTTCACAACGAGAGAATAACGATGGCGCTGATTGGTCTGGCAAATCGCCAGGTTCAGAATCTCAAGCGAAGCAGAATCCAAGACCAATTAGCCTTCAGACGGAAACCAATCAAATATTTGATCCGGTTCAGGCAAAAGAATCTTGGTCAAAACTTCTCGGAAGAAGGGTGCTCCCACGATGCGAACATAACGAGCCCTGTATCAGCCTTGTCACTAAAAAGCCAGGCGTCAACTGTGGTGCGTCgattcttccttttttaGTCGAAGATTTGATCTAG
- a CDS encoding uncharacterized protein (BUSCO:EOG092D1BN5) has protein sequence MGFRITTWNVNGIRNPFGYQPWREKRTFQAMFDILEADIVVMQETKIQRKDLTDDMVLVPGWDVYFSLPKHKKGYSGVAIYTRNATCAPIKAEEGILGVLCPPKSSTQFRNLPKDQQIGGYPRPEQLPGNIDELLLDSEGRCVILEFPAFVLLGVYSPANRDESRVDFRMEYLQALDARVRNLISEGKQVVLMGDLNVSRSESDSTNVAETLRKEGLSIEEWMNVPSRRLFNHLIYGGTVQGDRDEGREQPALWDLCREFHPTREGMNTCWDTKRNTRPANNGSRIDYVLCSNGLKDWFTEADIQEGLMGSDHCPVYATIADVVTTDTEQVPLLAVMNPTSMVTRDGQRLREWHMKDVLPLSAKLIPEFDRRQSIRDMFTKSAGTKLSSFPSSPALESAQAQDASSRVGGSTHLDQASELSNRAEYRLGMSDASDSSKLKPLTESRSEAPPRAKRAAGFVDPLSDGGSLKRSKKSNGAMSVNPSLMAEKNARSTTTVSTKGQKTLQGFFKPVSSLAANRVAEKTGSDPDANADRRANSNAPSPYLQQTMTLPTELLSHHTSSAPSSQRENNDGADWSGKSPGSESQAKQNPRPISLQTETNQIFDPVQAKESWSKLLGRRVLPRCEHNEPCISLVTKKPGVNCGRSFYICARPLGPSGEKEKDSEWRCGTFIWSSDWNGSQS, from the exons ATGGGATTTCGTATAACGACATGGAATG TAAACGGCATTAG AAATCCATTTGGATATCAGCCATGGAGAGAGAAGCGCACGTTCCAG GCAATGTTCGATATTCTCGAGGCCGATATTGTCGTTATGCAAGAGACAAAGATACAGCGAAAGGATTTAACCGATGATATGGTTCTTGTTCCCGGGTGGGATGTTTACTTCAGCCTGCCTAAGCATAAGAAAG GGTACTCCGGTGTTGCTATTTACACGCGAAATGCGACTTGTGCGCCTATtaaagctgaagaaggaatcCTAGGAGTGCTCTGTCCTCCAAAGTCATCAACACAATTTCGCAATTTGCCCAAAGATCAACAAATTGGGGGCTATCCAAGACCTGAGCAACTTCCGGGGAACATCGATGAACTGCTGTTGGATTCTGAAGGAAGATGCGTCATCCTTGAATTTCCAGCATTCGTACTGCTAGGTGTTTATAGCCCAGCCAATCGCGACGAGTCTCGAGTAGATTTTCGCATGGAATATCTTCAAGCACTTGACGCTCGGGTACGAAATCTGATCTCGGAGGGCAAGCAAGTGGTTTTGATGGGGGACCTCAATGTGAGCCGTTCCGAGTCTGATTCAACCAACGTTGCTGAAACTCTTCGAAAAGAGGGCCTGAGCATCGAGGAATGGATGAACGTACCTTCGCGTCGCCTCTTCAATCATCTAATCTACGGAGGCACGGTGCAAGGCGATCGCGATGAAGGACGGGAGCAGCCTGCGCTGTGGGATCTATGCAGAGAATTCCACCCCACACGCGAGGGCATGAACACATGTTGGGACACCAAACGGAACACACGGCCGGCCAACAACGGCAGCCGTATTGACTACGTGCTATGCAGCAATGGGCTGAAAGACTGGTTTACAGAAGCTGACATTCAGGAGGGCTTAATGGGATCTGATCACTGCCCGGTGTATGCCACGATAGCTGATGTCGTGACGACTGACACGGAACAGGTACCGCTGTTGGCCGTTATGAATCCAACTAGCATGGTGACCAGAGATGGTCAACGCCTCCGGGAATGGCATATGAAGGATGTGTTGCCTTTGTCAGCCAAACTGATCCCCGAGTTCGACCGCCGGCAAAGCATCCGAGATATGTTCACGAAGAGCGCTGGTACTAAACTTTCGAGCTTTCCTTCGTCACCAGCGCTAGAAAGCGCCCAGGCTCAAGACGCCAGCTCAAGAGTGGGCGGTTCAACACATTTAGACCAAGCCAGTGAATTGTCAAACCGTGCTGAATATAGACTCGGAATGAGCGACGCTAGCGACTCCTCGAAATTGAAACCACTAACTGAGTCGAGATCGGAAGCGCCACCACGCGCGAAACGTGCTGCGGGGTTTGTCGATCCTCTTAGTGATGGCGGATCACtgaaaagaagtaaaaagTCCAACGGTGCGATGAGCGTCAATCCAAGCCTTatggcagagaagaatgCTCGAAGCACTACTACAGTTAGCACAAAAGGCCAGAAGACTCTGCAAGGTTTCTTTAAGCCGGTGTCAAGTCTCGCTGCAAACCGGGTGGCAGAGAAAACAGGCAGCGATCCCGACGCCAACGCCGACCGGAGAGCTAATTCCAATGCCCCGTCCCCTTACTTGCAGCAAACAATGACGCTGCCTACAGAGCTCCTGTCGCACCATACCTCATCAGCTCCAAGTTCACAACGAGAGAATAACGATGGCGCTGATTGGTCTGGCAAATCGCCAGGTTCAGAATCTCAAGCGAAGCAGAATCCAAGACCAATTAGCCTTCAGACGGAAACCAATCAAATATTTGATCCGGTTCAGGCAAAAGAATCTTGGTCAAAACTTCTCGGAAGAAGGGTGCTCCCACGATGCGAACATAACGAGCCCTGTATCAGCCTTGTCACTAAAAAGCCAGGCGTCAACTGTG GAAGATCGTTCTATATTTGTGCCCGGCCACTAGGCCCCTCCGgcgaaaaagagaaggatTCTGAGTGGCGATGCGGCACTTTTATTTGGAGTAGTGACTGGAACGGATCGCAGTCGTAA
- a CDS encoding uncharacterized protein (EggNog:ENOG41) gives MANTPLPPISALKALEPRPDGHWAVYEQEGDATTLSYVMNNGTEAITYTLHQCKTEEDIRKHCAGFVYEYTDDLDAGYGAQRGGELLPEFGNTREVASQIYETQPRILPGHYSTSQNQQSFQEQFLFNAQTTMISPPESHTQANAQFEETTMTQQSQLYQEEQGYVTSEDQAPLLGGFAPGAAEWSLGSGSFPAAAENNPTSMPNIEVRMSQDMSIFMDSWEQNWANVNPNDTQGADGDWDSLLPHA, from the exons ATGGCTAACACCCCACTTCCTCCAATTTCCGCTCTCAAAGCCCTTGAGCCGCGGCCTGACGGCCATTGGGCAGTCTATGAACAAGAGGGAGATGCTACTACCCTCTCTTACGTTATGAACAACGGTACTGAAGCCATCACATACACTCTACACCAGTGCAAGACAGAAGAAGATATTCGGAAACATTGTGCTGGTTTTGTTTACGAGTATACTGATG ATCTTGATGCTGGGTATGGCGCTCAACGCGGCGGAGAACTCCTACCAGAATTTGGAAACACGCGTGAAGTTGCATCGCAGATTTACGAGACACAGCCACGTATATTGCCAGGGCATTACTCGACAAGCCAGAATCAGCAGTCGTTCCAAGaacaatttctttttaacgCCCAAACAACTATGATTTCGCCACCTGAATCACATACACAAGCCAACGCTCAGTTCGAAGAGACAACGATGACACAACAATCTCAGCTCtaccaagaagaacaaggataTGTTACGTCTGAGGACCAGGCGCCTTTACTTGGAGGCTTCGCTCCTGGAGCCGCCGAATGGTCCTTGGGTAGCGGCTCTTTTCCTGCAGCCGCTGAAAATAATCCCACATCCATGCCAAATATTGAGGTCAGAATGTCTCAAGATATGTCGATATTTATGGATTCATGGGAGCAAAATTGGGCAAATGTAAACCCCAACGACACCCAGGGCGCTGATGGAGACTGGGacagccttcttcctcatgcCTAA